A genomic region of Papaver somniferum cultivar HN1 chromosome 7, ASM357369v1, whole genome shotgun sequence contains the following coding sequences:
- the LOC113293775 gene encoding proteasome subunit alpha type-1-A-like — protein MKIQLHQVCTQRSWKRPYGVGLLVGGLDESGAHLYYNFSSGNYFEYQAFSIGAHSQSAKTCLECKFESFANSTCDDLIKDALFAIKETLQGEKLTSSICTVAVVGLEEDFHILDQKAM, from the exons ATGAAGATACAACTACATCAG GTTTGCACCCAGAGGTCATGGAAACGTCCATATGGTGTTGGTCTCCTTGTTGGAGGGTTGGATGAATCAGGAGCACACCTCTACTACAATTTCTCAAGTGGGAACTACTTCGAATACCAGGCCTTTTCTATTGGTGCTCACTCACAATCTGCTAAAACTTGTTTGGAATGCAAATTTGAGTCCTTCGCCAACTCTACCTGTGATGATCTGATCAAAGATGCCCTCTTTGCAATCAAGGAAACTTTACAAGGAGAGAAGCTAACAAGCTCAATCTGCACTGTTGCTGTTGTTGGTCTTGAAGAGGATTTCCACATTTTGGATCAGAAAGCTATGTAA